A window of Gadus chalcogrammus isolate NIFS_2021 chromosome 16, NIFS_Gcha_1.0, whole genome shotgun sequence contains these coding sequences:
- the LOC130406128 gene encoding SAM domain-containing protein SAMSN-1-like isoform X2 — protein sequence MLQRAASNVSDKTKSHKPKRSTSFGRFEGLRNPLSHSKLEENGTAMIKEELDGLESNKSAGLSKKMKAISLTMRRKMGKKHQKACSEEMGDDTDREPDGEAESCTQEKASSKTRNSLESLYSGQSSSSGVTTESNGSKRNSLRLEEDGSYPGQFCGRARVHTDFVPSPYDTDSLNLKAGDIISVISKPPMGIWTGMLNNKVGNFKFIYVDVLVETEKEEEAPKIRQQKLSRRPRPNTLLELLEQLNLQEYASALLLNGYQTVDDLMHLKEKHLIELNIKDPEHRRRLLAAADCCYTEGGSS from the exons atGTTACAAAGGGCTGCCTCAAATGTTTCAGATAAAACCAAGAGCCACAAACCAAAG CGCTCCACCAGCTTTGGGAGGTTCGAGGGCCTCAGAAACCCACTATCACATTCCAAGCTGGAGGAGAATGGTACCGCAATG ATTAAAGAAGAATTGGACGGTTTGGAATCAAATAAGTCAGCTGGACTGAGCAAGAAGATGAAGGCGATTTCACTGACCATGCGCAGAAAGATGGGCAAGAAGCATCAGAAGGCATGCTCTGAAGAGATG GGTgatgacacagacagagagccagatggagaggcagagagttGCACTCAAGAGAAAGCTTCTTCAAAGACCAGGAACTCTTTAGAAAGTCTCTATAGTGGCCAGAGCTCTTCCA GTGGGGTAACCACTGAGTCCAATGGCTCCAAGAGAAACAGTCTTCGACTGGAGGAGGACGGATCCTACCCAGGACAGTTCTGTGGCCGAGCCCGAGTCCATACAGACTTTGTGCCCAGCCCGTATGACACGGATTCCCTCAACCTCAAG GCTGGTGACATCATCAGCGTCATCAGCAAGCCTCCGATGGGGATCTGGACGGGCATGCTCAACAACAAAGTGGGCAACTTCAAGTTCATCTACGTGGATGTTTTGGTCGAAacggagaaagaggaggaggccccGAAGATCAGACAACAGAAGCTGAGCAGAAGGCCAAGGCCCAACaccctgctggagctgctggagcagCTTAATTTACAG GAGTACGCCTCAGCCTTGCTTCTGAACGGTTACCAGACGGTGGATGACCTGATGCATCTAAAGGAGAAACACCTGATAGAGCTGAATATCAAAGACCCTGAGCACAGACGCAGGCTGCTAGCTGCAGCGGACTGCTGCTACACAGAAG GTGGGTCTTCATGA
- the LOC130405653 gene encoding uncharacterized protein LOC130405653: protein MNLFCFSLEGSIDSLYEAVQSSGDGAALAVPSRHSSHSCSRSSSPGVLREDSSRWKGTGRSISMEISQMHGTTAKKKKRRTHASKSASDVKALDNPCGNAAAWPASMSQEDLAHVTNSQDEGPGKSRRRTDAKGANGSRPPGAKRKDKPLPQAGVFERRRLSEDWCGSLQREPSVHANGVATEPRSAAKRGHKPGKKVVGKAGKEGSRRCHSNTGSMCAATQAAPSSDDPYRTYPGKASTLPVQKTSSTHPHHPQNPQQRLGTVAGSSPAWSDVKHTCCRPLADYRPHSGDFTASCGREWEETADQEAGEKALSGPRGPPRVRRSSTDTDLTDPNVSGLL from the exons ATGAATCTCTTCTGCTTTTCACTG GAGGGCTCCATTGACAGCCTGTATGAGGCGGTGCAGAGCTCCGGGGACGGGGCCGCCCTCGCCGTGCCCAGCCgtcactccagccactcctgcagCCGCTCCTCCAGCCCTGGGGTGCTACGGGAGGACAGCAGCCGCTGGAAGGGGACTGGGAGGTCTATCTCCATG GAGATATCTCAGATGCATGGGACCACTGCTAAAAAGAAGAAACGAAG AACGCACGCATCCAAATCAGCATCAGATGTCAAAGCCCTCG ATAACCCCTGCGGTAATGCTGCTGCCTGGCCGGCTTCCATGAGCCAAGAAGATTTAGCCCACGTTACAAACAGTCAGGATGAAG GGCCGGGGAAGTCCAGGCGTAGGACGGACGCTAAAGGAGCCAATGGAAGCCGCCCGCCGGGCGCCAAGAGGAAGGATAAACCGCTCCCCCAG GCTGGTGTGTTTGAGAGAAGGAGGCTGAGTGAGGACTGGTGTGGCAGCCTCCAGAGAGAGCCT AGCGTCCATGCTAACGGCGTGGCCACAGAGCCCAGATCAGCTGCTAAAAGAGGCCACAAACCTGGGAAGAAGGTGGTCGGGAAGGCTGGTAAAGAGGGTAGCAGGAGGTGTCACAGCAATACAG GCTCCATGTGCGCCGCCACACAGGCAGCTCCCTCCTCAGACGACCCATACAGGACCTACCCAGGCAAGGCCTCCACGCTGCCTGTCCAGAAGACCAGCAGcacccacccccatcacccccagaACCCCCAGCAGCGGCTGGGCACCGTGGCCGGGAGCAGCCCAGCCTGGTCGGACGTCAAGCACACCTGCTGCAGGCCGCTGGCGGACTACCGACCCCACTCCGGAGACTTTACGGCGTCTtgtgggagggagtgggaggagacAGCAGACCAGGAGGCGGGGGAGAAGGCTCTATCGGGCCCTCGGGGGCCACCGCGAGTGCGCCGATCCTCCACTGATACAGACCTGACGGATCCTAATGTAAGTGGCCTTTTATGA
- the LOC130406132 gene encoding weak toxin 3-like encodes MKVFLLALLVVLMCSTQVHTLRCFVCEGEEGCATATECLNHEKFCKMSFTETSVSRSCASECKMDENQDCCMEDECNH; translated from the exons ATGAAGGTCTTCCTGCTAGCACTGTTGGTCGTACTGATGTGTAGCACCCAGG TGCACACACTCAGATGTTTCGtctgtgagggagaggagggctgcGCCACCGCCACAGAATGTCTCAACCATGAGAAATTCTGCAAGATGTCTTTCACAG AGACTTCCGTGTCCAGAAGCTGTGCGTCTGAGTGCAAGATGGACGAGAACCAGGACTGCTGCATGGAAGACGAATGCAACCACTAG
- the hspa13 gene encoding heat shock 70 kDa protein 13, translated as MSGEVSMIGSVILALFLAGYLGQQYLPPPKPRVIGLDLGTTYCSVGVFNPGVGDVEVIADEEGRKSIPSAVSFTLTEVLVGHEAQDLADSNPQNTIYDAKRFIGKIFDPNLLEQESARYPFQVINNNGSAEFLVTTNLTFTVSPEFIGSRLLLKMKQMAEKHLGMQIEKAVISVPAEFDERQRNYTIMAANLAGLEILRVINEPTAAAMAYGLHKVEVFNVLVVDLGGGTLDVSLLNKQGGMFITRAMAGNNKLGGQDFSQRLLQHMMDQVLQTFGIAVSLKEDVHRLRQHADEAKLNLTLQPSVSVRVPLQLQAAETPAAGKPPVLFQMTVTREAFEELNADLFQKILEPIKTVLVEGRLKAEEVDEIVLVGGSTRIPRIRQLIRQFFGKEPNTSVDPDLAVVTGVAIQAGIMGGSWPLQVSAIEIPNRHLRKVNFN; from the exons ATGTCTGGAGAAGTGTCCATGATAG GTTCTGTCATCCTCGCCTTGTTCCTGGCCGGCTACCTGGGCCAGCAGTATCTGCCTCCTCCCAAACCCAGAGTGATCGGGCTGGATCTGGGGACCACGTACTGCTCGGTGGGGGTGTTCAACCCCGGGGTCGGCGACGTCGAGGTGATCGCCgatgaagaaggaaggaaaagcATACCCAGTGCCGTGTCGTTCACCCTCACCGAGGTCCTGGTGGGGCATGAGGCCCAGGACCTGGCTGACAGCAACCCCCAGAACACAATCTATGATGCGAAACGATTCATAGGCAAGATCTTCGACCCCAACCTTTTAGAACAGGAGAGTGCTCGCTACCCATTCCAG GTGATAAACAACAACGGCAGTGCAGAGTTCCTAGTTACCACCAATCTGACATTTACAGTCAGCCCAGAGTTCATTGGCTCCAGACTATTGTTGAAGATGAAGCAGATGGCTGAGAAACACCTGGGGATGCAGATAGAGAAGGCTGTTATCTCTGTGCCCGCTGAGTTTGACGAAAGACAGCGAAACTACACTATCATGGCTGCTAATCTTGCTG GTTTAGAAATCCTACGGGTAATCAACGAGCCCACGGCGGCTGCTATGGCGTACGGCCTCCACAAGGTGGAGGTGTTCAACGTGCTGGTGGTGGACCTGGGTGGAGGAACGCTGGACGTGTCCCTGCTCAACAAACAGGGAGGCATGTTCATCACCAGGGCCATGGCAG GGAACAACAAGCTGGGCGGCCAAGACTTCAGCCAGCGGCTGCTGCAGCACATGATGGACCAAGTCCTGCAGACGTTCGGCATCGCAGTCTCTCTCAAAGAAGACGTCCACCGCCTCCGTCAGCACGCCGATGAGGCCAAGCTCAACCTCACCCTCCAGCCCAGCGTCAGCGTCCGGGTGCCCCTGCAGCTCCAGGCGGCGGAGACCCCTGCAGCCGGGAAGCCGCCCGTCCTCTTCCAAATGACCGTCACCCGCGAGGCGTTTGAGGAGCTCAACGCGGACCTCTTCCAGAAGATCCTGGAGCCCATCAAGACGGTGCTGGTGGAGGGCCGCCTGAAGGCTGAGGAGGTGGACGAGATCGTGCTCGTGGGAGGCTCCACCAGGATACCCCGGATCAGGCAGCTGATCCGACAGTTCTTCGGCAAGGAGCCCAACACGTCGGTGGACCCCGACCTGGCCGTGGTCACGGGGGTGGCCATCCAGGCGGGCATCATGGGAGGTTCCTGGCCCTTGCAAGTCAGCGCCATAGAAATCCCAAACAGACACCTGCGCAAGGTCAATTTCAACTAG
- the LOC130406131 gene encoding weak toxin 3-like has protein sequence MKVFLLALLVVLMCSTQVHTLRCFVCEGEEGCATATECLNHEKFCKMSFTETSVSRSCASECKMDENQDCCMEDECNH, from the exons ATGAAGGTCTTCCTGCTAGCACTGTTGGTCGTACTGATGTGCAGCACCCAGG TGCACACACTCAGATGTTTCGtctgtgagggagaggagggctgcGCCACCGCCACAGAATGTCTCAACCATGAGAAATTCTGCAAGATGTCTTTCACAG AGACTTCCGTGTCCAGAAGCTGTGCGTCTGAGTGCAAGATGGACGAGAACCAGGACTGCTGCATGGAAGACGAATGCAACCACTAG
- the LOC130406128 gene encoding SAM domain-containing protein SAMSN-1-like isoform X1, producing the protein MLQRAASNVSDKTKSHKPKRSTSFGRFEGLRNPLSHSKLEENGTAMIKEELDGLESNKSAGLSKKMKAISLTMRRKMGKKHQKACSEEMGDDTDREPDGEAESCTQEKASSKTRNSLESLYSGQSSSSGVTTESNGSKRNSLRLEEDGSYPGQFCGRARVHTDFVPSPYDTDSLNLKAGDIISVISKPPMGIWTGMLNNKVGNFKFIYVDVLVETEKEEEAPKIRQQKLSRRPRPNTLLELLEQLNLQEYASALLLNGYQTVDDLMHLKEKHLIELNIKDPEHRRRLLAAADCCYTEGDGQRAAEEGSSTCGLPEEDMEGLRDSGCFIPSEGSDPLKEEGDPAPSTAEG; encoded by the exons atGTTACAAAGGGCTGCCTCAAATGTTTCAGATAAAACCAAGAGCCACAAACCAAAG CGCTCCACCAGCTTTGGGAGGTTCGAGGGCCTCAGAAACCCACTATCACATTCCAAGCTGGAGGAGAATGGTACCGCAATG ATTAAAGAAGAATTGGACGGTTTGGAATCAAATAAGTCAGCTGGACTGAGCAAGAAGATGAAGGCGATTTCACTGACCATGCGCAGAAAGATGGGCAAGAAGCATCAGAAGGCATGCTCTGAAGAGATG GGTgatgacacagacagagagccagatggagaggcagagagttGCACTCAAGAGAAAGCTTCTTCAAAGACCAGGAACTCTTTAGAAAGTCTCTATAGTGGCCAGAGCTCTTCCA GTGGGGTAACCACTGAGTCCAATGGCTCCAAGAGAAACAGTCTTCGACTGGAGGAGGACGGATCCTACCCAGGACAGTTCTGTGGCCGAGCCCGAGTCCATACAGACTTTGTGCCCAGCCCGTATGACACGGATTCCCTCAACCTCAAG GCTGGTGACATCATCAGCGTCATCAGCAAGCCTCCGATGGGGATCTGGACGGGCATGCTCAACAACAAAGTGGGCAACTTCAAGTTCATCTACGTGGATGTTTTGGTCGAAacggagaaagaggaggaggccccGAAGATCAGACAACAGAAGCTGAGCAGAAGGCCAAGGCCCAACaccctgctggagctgctggagcagCTTAATTTACAG GAGTACGCCTCAGCCTTGCTTCTGAACGGTTACCAGACGGTGGATGACCTGATGCATCTAAAGGAGAAACACCTGATAGAGCTGAATATCAAAGACCCTGAGCACAGACGCAGGCTGCTAGCTGCAGCGGACTGCTGCTACACAGAAG gtgatgggcagagAGCGGCGGAGGAGGGGAGTTCTACCTGTGGTCTGCCAGAGGAGGACATGGAGGGTCTCCGGGACTCCGGCTGCTTCATCCCCTCAGAGGGCTCCGACCccctgaaggaggagggagacccTGCCCCCAGCACGGCGGAGGGCTAG